Part of the Triticum urartu cultivar G1812 chromosome 2, Tu2.1, whole genome shotgun sequence genome, ATCTAAGACTACAACGAGCTATGCAAGGCATTGAGCGACTCGCCATCGACATTCGCCAAAAcaaagcaaggaaaagggactacatcgacaccAAGTTGGACGAACAAATGGATCAAGTACGAGACATGGTGACCAACTACAAGTCTTATTCCCCTTCATCATCTTCAAGGCGGTGACGTTCGAGTAGCAAATCTTCGGAACGCCATCGAGCTCAAGCACTACAAcaccatcaagatgaagatgctcgTGATGCGTACACCTACAAGTCCCAAAAATCTCTACATTAAGCTATGGCCAAACTTCAtgagcacaagagaagaccgcgagatgAGCACCAACAAGACGGAGCTATGACTACTaccaccacttcggcatcttcatCAAGTgttatcaaggcatcttcgcctttggacgtatGGCATCTTCTCCTTTGgacgtacggcatcttcgcctaccTCCGACGAGTATGCCTACATCAAGCTCATCAAGTCCAAGGCGACCACCTACAAGaaagggcgacacttccatcttcggaatcccctcaaggaagatggccgagcacGGGAAATTCCCTTCGGTTATGGAGACAAGCTACAAGGTGCCACGTCATATGGGCCTCATACAAGACGGCGATAAGACGATCGAACAAGAGCCATCCCCTTCGACAATGGCGACGAGCGCAAACcacttcaacaacatgaagacggcgcccCAATGGGACTcttactccgagtcaagctacgacACCACACATGAGACATTATCTTTGGTCTGAGAGGAGCATGATGATTTGCCACTTCCTACGGCATTCACCTTTGGAGGCATTATGGATGAGGAGGTTGAGCATGGGACTATCCCTTCAACCAAGGCGGCGATAGGAGTTGAGCATGGAGACAattgcacctacatctctccgacacGCACATATGACAAGATGCCCCAAGTCCCATGTGAAGAGAGCCACCCCACCATGAGtgatatgagtgactccaccatatgtgacattgagagcatttcctTTGAGAGGATGAGTGTGGCCACCACTAGCCCCTCACACGGGAttatgccacacatcctatgtgaggttgagagccatttgagtgactcgaCCAatcatatgagtgagagcatcttaccgggagtgagtgagccacaacacttagtgagtgaggtagttgagacGGCACGTCAGGCCACtttgatttctaacgacttaacctatactccgagtgtgttttcttctttggtgctaggtctcctacatgatgacatgcctatcctcgatgagtccatacctccaatgaagacgacgatggccatggtggacgatgatgcaccccccaTATGATTCCATCACGATGATGACGTTGACCACAACTTGGTCTTTGAtacctcacctacaccacatgagtggaatgaCCAAGGTAACATAGGTTATGGTGCTTCatttgtcccactagtggactatcttaccaatgattgcttgcatgatgttgatccatCTATTGTCATGCTTCATGCTAGTTCGACTTCCCCATGTGATGATTTATTGCctatttatgatgagtatgatgattgtCGTGTGGAGTCTATTAGGTGCGATGCCATGTtgcataggatttcttgtgacaaTTATTTAGGTCACATCATGCTTGATAATCCACTTgccttgtcatatgctatgcatgagatcaacaATTTGTCATATTTGCAGTCTcatcatagtgactatgcatatgccattaaaattaacccaatttgcacatacaACATAGATGACAAGCACATGGTTATTGgaatttgtttttcttgtgatgatattgatatgctccctttgcatcatttatctcatacgccatgccatgaccacctagcttcggatatgcattgttttggatgttgtcaatattctcaaTGTGATGTTTCCACGgatgctcatgaggagacccccatagtttcctcatacatattaggagatatTGATGtattccatactttgcatgattcccatgattacgtgcaccatatgcattccatgaataacaatgatctacatatttctcatgatgcattacacaatttgagtctccattatgctatacataacaacaaacctctcatgatggatgacatgtttttATATCACGCGTCTCgtttatttgagcattggatatttcaTGTTAACCAACACATGCATGTATGCATCAtaatggatgatgtgtacatctatcATGCACACACATTTTTTCCTTTGTAGTTGTTTTGTGTAtgtacccatgaatacttgtcaacctcgcaatcccacgagttgacaaaacgagctctagagagcaatgatgacttgggattcCTTGGATTGGTTTTCCCACTTCTCTCTTCACGCAAAGacttcgcgcatttcttctacatggccctcactTGGTTATGGGTTATATACCACTTCTCACTTTAtgcccatattgccatgttcactttgcatgatatgctcatttcTATACATTttccatgcatttgtgacccatgcttggcattacacatgatgatcgattctagtacttgtatgtgtatttgcaagcttggtggagatattgcttgttcttgccatgttttcTTTGTGATCCATTCCTATGATGATACCttgatcttgctttgtgttcgtgcttgcgatatgcCATGTACATTGCCCATGCCTactatttgcacacatgacatgattgccttGATTACCtatagtatgttgcatcttcgcactactagcttgaatgacttgattgcctcacacatgatgaacaatttctctttctattgtgttgagtgccacactattttcactacaccccatgcacattacgcttggattgtcttgcactttagacacttcatttattttggtgttgtgaatgcttCATATGCATACCATAGACCATTTGTTGAGCGCCTTATGCATTGCTTGCTATGAgcttgaggtagatgcttattctcttgacacacatatttgcatcgctacctcacatttacatgcttgttTCCATGATGTCCTTGATTTTGCTCAATTTATTTGCTTACATGACATGTCACAATCCCTTGCCACACcatatgctatgcttgatgacgacacttgtttggtgaatcgcctcttgaatgcttggttttgcactaatgctaaccacatttgtttttccaagtgtttgttgtacttgctccttttgaaggaatcacaagacattgcgacattggagagtgcccctTTCGAGCTTCCACATGACAGGTGCTTGGCGGTCGTCCACTTCTACACGGTGACGCCCTCACtttaccatggtgatgaagatcaTGATCCGCGGACGGATCTCTCCCAGGGGGGAGAGAGATGACGCGGAGCATCCCTCAACCATCACCATGGATGTCACACCACCACCGCAAGGACGAAGAGAACCAATGACAAGAGCACATGCACGTGCCGTCAAAACTGAGGTTAACTCTTTCCTCTTCAAGTTTCATTCGGATTCACACGAGAGTCGGATTCTACCTCAAATGGAAACTCTATGCACTCTTAGGTACCAAGAAGAAGACCGTGAAGAGGCGAGGACAGAGACACGAGCACCTATGGAGGAGAAGGGAGAAGGACGCTCGGGACGCGAAGCAAAGGAGGTCCCGGACTACCCCAGGTGCCCGGCCACTAGCAGCCCGGGTGCCCGGCCACCTCCTACAGCCGGCTGGAAGGGCCCCGGGTGCCCGGCCCCTGCCTGGGCGCTGGCCTCAGCCGCCTCGGGTACCTGACCACTTGGCCCCGGGTGCCCGGCCCTCTGCCTGGGCGCCGCCCCGGGTGCCCGTGCCCTCAAACCCCGGGTGCCCGGCCTCATCCTGGGCATTGCCCCAGCCCGCACCAGGTGCCCAGGCCTCACACCCCCGGGTGCCCGGCCCCCTCCTCTCAGTGACCTCCGGGTGCCCGGACCCCTTTGCACCGGGTGCCCGGACACGTCCGGTTCGTGCCTGCGTGCACTAAGGGTAAATGACCCTTGTACCCTTGTTTGACCCCCAATTCGTCCCTAGCCTATATAAACTCTTCCCCTAGCTCATTAGAGAGGATAGCAAAGTATTTGATAGACAAAGAGAGAGCttggctcatcttcctcctcatgGAGATCATGACCTCCTAAGGGAGAAGATCCTCTTGCGGATATCAAGGCCTCCTCTTGAAGAAGATCCCCATCGTAGGATCATCAAGACCTCTCTCCTCATAGGATTGTGATGAACTAgttaccttgtatctttcctttgttGTCCTAGAATCATTGTGACCTCTTGTGTGTTCTTgtatctagcatatgtgtgattgaATCTAGTAATTTGAGTGTTTCACCTCTCTTGTGTTATTCGTGTTCTTGGCAGATTTCCCCTCTCATTCGTGAAAGATCTCCATCTAGGATTCCACCCTACAACAATGTGCCATAATAAACTCGTTGAGATGCGGGTTCAGCTTGTCAGCGACCTCACTGATCAGGATACAGGGGCTTGGAATGGCCCTCTCATTAGCCGGATTTTTTTGGCGCCGGATGCGGATGCAATTCTAACGATGCTAAGACTGAAGATTTCTCAGGAAGGTCAACGTATCGTGAGACAATGCTGAGAAGGGATGAGGAAATTGGAGGCTCCATAGGTACGGAGCAGACCTGGAAGGCACTTTGGAAATTGAATGTTCTAGCAAAGATACGTGTTTTCTGGTGGCGAGTAGTGAAGGACATGTTGCCGTTCTGGGAGGAAACATTATATCACTGTTTGAATACATGTGATCATGCGCGACTGTTCTGGTGCGCGACTGTTCTGGGAGGAAGCAGAGCGATTTTTTGGTGTTAAACTTCCTAAGCTTCACCCAGGAACGTGGACCAAAGACATGCTAGATGTGAGAATAGTCAGGAAGGATACAGTAGCAATTCTGGTTACTGTAATGTGCGCAATTTGGCATTGGTGGCATTCTGCTGCTTTGGGATGAGAGTGTGGTTGATGTAAAGGATGTGTGCATTGGCACCTTCTTCCTCTCCTGCACAGTCACGATCGTTTCCTCGACCACAACCTTCAAGCTCACCACTGTCTATGGCCCGACACGAAGCAATCTCAAGGACGCCTTCTTCCAAGAGTTGATCAACGAGAAGCCACCCCTAGGTTCAAAGTGGTTGGTTTTCGGTGATTTCAACCAAATCTACCGTGCGCAAGATAAGAACAAGCCAAATGTCGATCGAAGTCGTATCGTCCGCTTCAGAAACGCGCTCAATCTCTGTGAGCTCAAAGAGATCCATTTGCAAAACAGAAAATTCACATGGAGCAATGAGCAGACCAACCCAACTCTCAGCAAACTTGACTCTTTCTTTTGCAACGAAGATTGGGACTTGGACTTTGGCACGCACATCCTCCACGCGCTCTCGTCATCCTTATCAGACCACTGCCCTCTCCTCCTCGCGAATGACAAAGGCCCGCAGAGATCAAAACCCTTCCGCTTTGAAAACTTTTGGATCAAAATGCCCGGTTTTAAAGAGGTTGTCCAAGGAGCTTGGAGCGCAAACTCGGGTCACTCTGACCCATACCTCAACCTCTTTCACAAGCTAACAGAGGTGGGCAAAAAGCTTAGGAAATGGAGTAGGACAATGTTCGCGCACTCGAAGGTGCAAATTCACATGGCCCTGGAGCTTATTCTTCGCTTGGATGTGGCTCAAGATCTTCGCCCCCTTAGTACCAGCGAGCGAGAACTTCGAAAGAGACTTAAGAGAAAAGTGATTGGCCTTGCTTTTCTTGAGAGTGCGCGGAAAAGACAAAGCTCAAGAATCACGAACTTGAAAGACGGTGACGCCAACACTCGTTTCTTCCACCTTCGCATTAACCATAGGCGAAGGAAGAACTTCATTCACCGGCTCAGGCACAACAACGGGTGGGTTACTTCTCACGACCACAAGAAGTCCATCATTCAAAACCACTTCTCAGAGGTCACGAAGCGCGGTCAGCCGCGCACCACCGACATCAACTGGGACAACATCCCGGTGCCTGCTTGCGATCTCACAGATCTGGGGACTGCCTTCTCAGAGGAGGAggtgaaaaaggtgatttttgatctccCCAGCGACAAAGCACCGGGTCCGGATGGCTACTCTGGGGCCTTCTTCAAGGCATGTTGGGAGATCATAAAAGATGATATCTTGCTTGCTGTCAATCACTTCTCAAACCTGCGCTCCTCAAACTTAAGCTGGCTCAACTCGGCGAACATTGCTCTCATCCCGAAGAAGGATGGGGCGGAGTGTATCTCGGATTTCTATCCCATTAGTCTCATCCACGCCGTCGCGAAGATTATTGCAAAAATGATGGCAAACCGGCTGGCCCCTCACATGCACGACCTTGTCTCAAATGCTCAAAGTGCCTTCATCAAAAAGAGAAGCATCCACGACAACTTCATGTATGTCAGAAACTTGGCGAGAAAGTTCCATCGCAGCCGCTCCCCGACGCTTTTGTTCAAGCTTGACATCAAAAAGGCTTTCGATTCTGTGCGTTGGGACTTTCTCATGGATCTGTTGAAGCACCTTGGATTCCCGGACAGATTTCGCGACTGGGTTTCGGCTTTGCTCTCTACAGCCACTTTGAGGGTGTTGATCAATGGAGTGTTGGGTGATCCGCTAAAGCATGGATGTGGTCTTCGTCAGGGAGACCCGCTCTCTCCCCTACTCTTCGTCTTGGCCATCGATCCGCTCCACCACCTCCTCTGCAAGGCCACGACCCAAGGGCACCTTCACCCTCTGTGTGGCAGATCTTCCCCTGTTCGGGCCTCGCTCTATGCCGACGATGCAGCCATATTTGTTAAGCCCATTAAGGAAGATGTCCAATTCCTTGCTGCAACTCTGACCTCCTTTGGAGCGGTAACTGGCCTTGTCACCAACTGTGCAAAAAGTTTGGTTGCCCCCATCCGATGCGACAACATCAACCTTGATGAGGTTCTTCATGCTTTCCCGGCGGTGCGCACCTCGTTCCCAATGCGTTACCTTGGACTCCCGCTTGCTGTTAAACGCCTCAAACGAATCCACTTCCAGTACCTTGAGGATAAAATTGCAGGCAAGCTCCCTCCATGGCAAGGAAGGCTTGTGGCCTCTGCCGGCCGTATTGTTCTTGTTAAGGCTGTCCTAACCGCCATTGCCATCTATCACCTCACGCCCCTCGACATCCCGGTGGAGGTCCTCAAGAAAATTGATAGTATTCGCCGTGCATACCTTTGGGCGGGCTCGGACAAGGTCTCTGGAGGAAAATGTAAGGTTAACTAGGAGCTTGTCTGCAAACCTAAGGAAAAGGGTGGGCTTGGAGTGCTTAATCTGGACAAGTTTGCTAAGGCTCTACGTCTCCGATGGCATTGGTTCGAATGGACTGATAGGAGCAAGCCCTGGATTGGCATGGGGACTCCGTGTACTGATGAGGATCGCCACTTCTTTGCGGCTGCCACTTCGGACACTGTTGGGAACGGGCGAACTACGCAATTCTGGAACTCGTCGTGGCTCAATGGCTTGCGCCCCCGTGACATTGCACCTGACCTCTTCCATCTTTCTCGCAAGAAAAACTCCTCAGTCCGGCAAGCCATGGCCAACAATCTTTAGATCGCAAATATTGACGTCACCAACGGTCTGTCCCTCGCGCAGATTGAGCAATTTGCTGACCTTTGGGAGAAGGTCTCAACGGTGGCCCTCGAGGATGAAGTGGAAGACTCGATTATATGGAAGTTTTCTAAGGACGGAACGCACTCAGCTTCCTCGGCTTACAAGGCGCAATTCGAAGGCCTCACCTCCTCTGATCTTGTCCAGTCAGTGTGGAGTGTGTGGGCTCCGCCGAGGTGCAAATTCTTTGCTTGGCTGGTTCTTCAAAATAGGGTCTGGACATCAGACCGCTTGATCTGTCGTGGGTGGCCCAACTGCGGCTTGTGTCCTCTCTGCAAGCAAGTGCAGGAGTCCGCAGCCCACCTTCTCTTCCAATGCCGCTTCTCTTTGCGAATCTGGAACGACATTCTCTCGTGGCTCGGAATGCACCACATCTTTACTTCTTCTTGGTCGGCGAGCGCTTCGGTCAAAGGATGATGGAACGATGACCTTCAGATTCGTCTCGGCTCGCCCAAAGCCCTTGCCTCATTGATGATGCTCATCTCATGGGAGATTTGGTCCGAGCGCAGCGCGAGTCTTTCGCAACGTTGCAGTCCCTTCGGTGGTAATCATTAACAAGATCAAGCAAGAGGTGTCGCTTTGGGCTTTGGCAGGTGCCAAGCACTTGGGTATTGTAATGCCGCGAGAGTAATCTTTTACCTTCTGCCGCTTGCGGCTTTGTCTGAAACCTTCTTCTTAATCAATGAaatggcaaatcttttgcctcgtttcaaaaaaaaaatggTGAGAACAAGCTTCAACCCAGGCAATCGATGATCCTCATTGCTGAAATTGTTCGAACTTTAGAGATCCCGGAGACTGTTCGGGAGAGGATGCAACCTACAGTTAGATGGGCAGCCCCGACGCCAGGGTGGATCAAGATCAATGTCGACGGACCAATGTACGGGTGTAGGCGGCACTGGTATGGTGGCTCGAGACCATGCGGGTCTCTTTCTTTCAGCAAGGTGTGTGAAGTATGATGGTATTACTGATCCGCTGAGCTTGGAAATTCTGGCGTGTCGTGATGGTATGTTACTAGCAATAGAAAAGGGATACAATTCAGTTATCATTGAGACAGATTGTCTCAATGCAAAGAGCATGTGGGAGGCAAGGTTGGAAGGACGTTCCATAGGTTTTCATATTCTGCAGGAAATGCAAACTGAACTACCTTGTTTTCAGGGATTTGAGCTTCGGTATGTTAGCCGGAATGCAAATAATGTAGCACATGGGTGCGCTAAAGAAGCTCTAGGCATAGGAGATGTTTTAACATACTATTTTGTAATCCCTGGCTTTCTGAGTGGTCTTCTACACCGCTGATTGAATAAATTCCGGAGTGCAGAGCTTCAAAAAAAAAAAGACTAACCTTACAACAGTAGGTGTAAACTGTTCAACATGATAGCCAATGGTACACTTGATGATCCAACTCTTCTTTTTGTTTCACTCAGGTTTACAGATGAGCAACAAAAGCTGTGACGGAACTCTGGGTCAATGCGAAAACGGAATAAGATTATAAGAATGTTCGCCATGAACCGAGATGAAAAGTCCAGTCTAGCCTTGGAAAGTATCGTCAGCAACTGGCTGGCTATCAACAGGAATATCCAAGCTgttttcttcagcttctgtggtCACCTCCCTTACATCAGATACTTCAGAGGAATGAGGATTTTCCCACTCCGTATCCCCGATCGTACGTATATCGACTCCCTCGTCATCCAACTCGACTATGTTCTCCGCAATGGGTATCAGGTCTGTATCGCTTAAACAAGCCTTATCCACGTTATCTTCGTCCATGTCCATGTGCTTTGAAGTAGAGCATAGCTCTGACCTTTCCTCACAGATTTGTTTTGTGCTAGTCTCTTGCCTGCAAACAACAGATATCCAAATTATCCATCAAATTTCTTTTAGAATAATCTCATTTTACACGGAAGCAAGAGAGATTAAAATAGCATATGATGTACTCGGAACCTTTGTATTTGTGATTTTAGAGCATCCAGGAGAGCTAAgagttcttctttttctttcgcAGCAGACTCGAGCTTACTCACAGCTTCCTTTATTCGCATGTCAGCATCGGCTGCTGAAACCCTAGCTTTCTCTTCAGCTCTCACGACAGCTGCTTCTAAAATGACAGCATTTCCTCTAGCTTTTCCAAGTTCAGAGCGCCACATCTGAGCTTCTTGAAGAGCAGAATCTCTTTCCTTGAGTAAATGCTCTCTTTCTTCAGCAAGAAGCTTTGACTTCTCTTCTGATTCCCTTAGCTGTTAACATAAAAGCCAGTTCaaactaaaaataaaaatgtGTCAGTTCATATACTTAACATGAACTGTGCTCATCAGGTGCATAAAACATAAATCATAGGAACAAAATCTGGTCTATAGGGGGGTAAAAGTATGAAACAAATATGTGCTATGAGATGAATAATGTATAGAGATCCACGAAGTGGTTGTTACCCTAAGCAAGGACAATTCAACTTGATTTTCCTGATCTTGTTTCAGGCGTTCAAGTTCTGAAGATAAAAATCTTCTTGCTTCATCAATTGCATGAGCAGCAGAAGCAGCAGATTCAGCTGCCTCAGCAGTCTCCTGTAATTTATCTGTAATCTCCCTGATGGTGGAATCCCGTGCACGGATATCCTGCAATAGCTGGTGCAGTTCATCATCTTTAACTCGAAGGGTCTCCTGTCGTAGCAATGTGTAGCACATCACAAATAAGGAAAGGAAAAAACTTTAGTATCCAAAAGAAAAATATACATTCTAGACGATCACGAACTAGTACCATACAAGACAGCACAAAAAGTACTAAATCCATCCATCGTATGAGAAGCAAATGCTCTGGCATGGCCTTCCAGGTATATTGCCAACTTTCGCATCACATGATTGCTAGTTACATCCCCAATAGTTGTTCAGTGAAACACGCTGAAGCATGTTCGCCTGTCTTACCAACACTATAAATGGCTTTCAAGTTTCAAAGTGAAGATTCAATTGATCAGAAATTTGGTTTGTTATCAGAAACTCGGCCTCATAGTAGTCAACTGGTCTGATAAATTATGGAATTAATCAGTCACTTATTTTAGGAGGAAGC contains:
- the LOC125537398 gene encoding kinesin-like protein K39 isoform X3, whose product is MDCQNMKDVVVIDIGTPQKKEYFLCAETPSAARAWVSTLHATQLVLQAHKQAVDSLGGNGSAKLGTVATVVAVANATAIEASKEVEAAMKISLRAALGSTTNKLSKGQLDDLTIMMETLRVKDDELHQLLQDIRARDSTIREITDKLQETAEAAESAASAAHAIDEARRFLSSELERLKQDQENQVELSLLRLRESEEKSKLLAEEREHLLKERDSALQEAQMWRSELGKARGNAVILEAAVVRAEEKARVSAADADMRIKEAVSKLESAAKEKEELLALLDALKSQIQRQETSTKQICEERSELCSTSKHMDMDEDNVDKACLSDTDLIPIAENIVELDDEGVDIRTIGDTEWENPHSSEVSDVREVTTEAEENSLDIPVDSQPVADDTFQG
- the LOC125537398 gene encoding differentially expressed in FDCP 6 homolog isoform X2; its protein translation is MDSNANGGRSTMVGEMESSLERVRRQLSSPSTRHILQGPLLKRSDTLRKWNERWVILDPATGKMEYKVRRSDTTVRGIIVFDSTSTVTLSPTNFHGLPKYEGCCVYIGTPQKKEYFLCAETPSAARAWVSTLHATQLVLQAHKQAVDSLGGNGSAKLGTVATVVAVANATAIEASKEETLRVKDDELHQLLQDIRARDSTIREITDKLQETAEAAESAASAAHAIDEARRFLSSELERLKQDQENQVELSLLRLRESEEKSKLLAEEREHLLKERDSALQEAQMWRSELGKARGNAVILEAAVVRAEEKARVSAADADMRIKEAVSKLESAAKEKEELLALLDALKSQIQRQETSTKQICEERSELCSTSKHMDMDEDNVDKACLSDTDLIPIAENIVELDDEGVDIRTIGDTEWENPHSSEVSDVREVTTEAEENSLDIPVDSQPVADDTFQG
- the LOC125537398 gene encoding differentially expressed in FDCP 6 homolog isoform X1, with protein sequence MDSNANGGRSTMVGEMESSLERVRRQLSSPSTRHILQGPLLKRSDTLRKWNERWVILDPATGKMEYKVRRSDTTVRGIIVFDSTSTVTLSPTNFHGLPKYEGCCVYIGTPQKKEYFLCAETPSAARAWVSTLHATQLVLQAHKQAVDSLGGNGSAKLGTVATVVAVANATAIEASKEVEAAMKISLRAALGSTTNKLSKGQLDDLTIMMETLRVKDDELHQLLQDIRARDSTIREITDKLQETAEAAESAASAAHAIDEARRFLSSELERLKQDQENQVELSLLRLRESEEKSKLLAEEREHLLKERDSALQEAQMWRSELGKARGNAVILEAAVVRAEEKARVSAADADMRIKEAVSKLESAAKEKEELLALLDALKSQIQRQETSTKQICEERSELCSTSKHMDMDEDNVDKACLSDTDLIPIAENIVELDDEGVDIRTIGDTEWENPHSSEVSDVREVTTEAEENSLDIPVDSQPVADDTFQG